A window of Lytechinus variegatus isolate NC3 chromosome 15, Lvar_3.0, whole genome shotgun sequence contains these coding sequences:
- the LOC121428535 gene encoding sodium- and chloride-dependent neutral and basic amino acid transporter B(0+)-like isoform X1 yields the protein MEPNDSAAAAPAGPEEQTGTITTTTNKPPAVLARSISHSVTDAVHVKNPNARQTWGRELDYVLSSMGWAIGLGNVWRFPYLCYQNGGGAFLLPYVIMLFFAGLPLYFMEVALGQYSSSGLIKVWKAVPPMRGLGYGQLFMSIYVSIFYNVVLAYCLYYFFASFTSRLPWIGCSNDWNTRLCSEIYDECLAGGGIVTEDRNCTNLEDLSQDELTHYNITRIPRTDRFNTSLYQDPFIHLRALPSQEYWKNEVLQESSSMNETGTLVWKLTLCLLLAWVIVFLCLIKGVKSAGKVVYFTATFPFVVIFILLIRAATLEGHLEGVRYYIYPEWERLKHAVIWRDAAVQIFFSLGAGGGGLLTLASYNKFHSHCYRNSVFVAIVNCLTSFVSGFMIFSIVGYMAHKLNKSVKDFAHDDLSGFGLVFVACPEALAKFPGAPFWSIMFFFMLILLAVDSQFVSVEVIVTVFIDQFPDLLRPRRSLVTGITCFLMFLLGLPIVTNAGGYWMALYNNYAVSFVPLVAGILLTCNISYIYGYRRFLDDIRVMIGTHIVDHWHFWFWPFNWLIATPILLAVVLICHWAFDEAPTYNGMEFPGWATAIGYLMMMTALLCFPAFWVYDFVRKPSLITWEDIRLSSIIQRLILITRTDRSWGPLLAEDRLESWNLHEKRGTTMGGKLDPNACPHEPVIMSKIEDQPDNGAPRTFHYAVFENESVTDVLP from the exons ATGGAACCTAACGATTCGGCGGCGGCTGCCCCGGCTGGACCTGAGGAGCAAACCGGTACCATCACCACAACAACGAATAAACCCCCTGCGGTACTAGCCCGTTCTATCTCTCACTCCGTGACg GATGCCGTTCATGTGAAGAATCCGAATGCTCGGCAGACATGGGGGAGGGAGTTGGATTACGTTCTTTCCAGTATGGGATGGGCCATTGGCCTTGGCAACGTCTGGCGGTTCCCGTACCTGTGTTATCAGAATGGTGGAG GTGCGTTTCTATTACCCTACGTCATAATGCTCTTCTTTGCTGGGTTACCGTTGTATTTCATGGAAGTGGCTCTCGGCCAATACAGCAGTAGTGGTTTGATCAAAGTTTGGAAAGCTGTACCGCCAATGAGAG GTTTAGGATACGGTCAGCTCTTCATGTCTATCTATGTCTCCATTTTCTACAACGTCGTTCTTGCCTACTGCCTCTACTACTTCTTCGCCTCTTTCACCAGTCGTTTGCCTTGGATTGGTTGTTCCAACGACTGGAACACGCGTCTGTGCAGTGAGATATACGACGAATGTTTAGCGGGCGGTGGAATCGTGACCGAAGACAGGAATTGTACAAATCTGGAGGACCTGTCGCAAGATGAACTGACGCATTATAACATTACGAGAATACCGAGGACTGATAGGTTCAATACTAGTCTTTATCAAGATCCTTTTATTCATTTGAGAGCTCTGCCAAGTCAAGAATACTGGAA GAATGAAGTCTTGCAAGAATCTTCGAGTATGAACGAGACTGGGACATTGGTATGGAAGCTCACTCTATGCCTTCTACTTGCCTGGGTGATTGTTTTCCTGTGCCTCATCAAAGGTGTGAAGTCCGCTGGCAAG GTGGTATACTTCACTGCGACGTTTCCATTCGTAGTAATATTCATCCTTCTCATCAGGGCGGCAACATTAGAGGGGCATCTGGAAGGTGTAAGGTACTATATATACCCCGAGTGGGAACGGCTAAAACATGCTGTG ATATGGCGAGATGCCGCAGTGCAGATCTTTTTCTCCCTTGGTGCCGGAGGGGGCGGGCTTCTTACTTTGGCATCATATAACAAATTTCACAGTCATTGTTACAG GAACTCGGTCTTTGTGGCAATTGTCAACTGTTTGACGAGCTTTGTCTCAGGATTCATGATATTTTCAATAGTAGGCTACATGGCTCATAAACTCAACAAGTCCGTCAAAGATTTTGCTCACGAtg ATCTTTCAGGTTTTGGGTTAGTGTTCGTAGCATGTCCAGAGGCCCTGGCGAAGTTTCCCGGTGCTCCTTTCTGGTCGATAATGTTCTTCTTTATGCTCATTCTATTAGCAGTTGACAGTCAG TTTGTTAGTGTGGAGGTAATCGTCACCGTATTCATTGACCAGTTTCCCGATCTTCTGCGACCTCGGAGATCTTTGGTCACAGGAATTACATGTTTTCTCATGTTTTTACTCGGCCTGCCTATAGTCACCAAT GCGGGTGGTTACTGGATGGCGCTTTACAACAACTACGCTGTTAGCTTCGTGCCCCTTGTTGCTGGGATCCTTCTTACGTGCAATATTAGTTATATCTACGGCTATCGGCGGTTTCTAGACGACATCCGGGTCATGATTGGTACGCACATCGTTGATCATTGGCATTTCTGGTTTTGGCCGTTCAACTGGCTGATTGCCACCCCAATCCTCTTAGCG GTCGTTCTTATATGCCACTGGGCTTTCGACGAAGCACCGACCTACAACGGAATGGAATTTCCCGGATGGGCAACCGCTATTGGTTACCTAATGATGATGACGGCACTGCTCTGTTTTCCCGCCTTTTGGGTCTATGACTTTGTGCGCAAGCCCAGTCTTATCACATGGGAGGACATCAGACTTTCGTCCATAATACAG CGATTGATACTGATTACAAGAACAGATCGATCTTGGGGTCCCCTCCTCGCCGAAGACCGTCTCGAGTCATGGAACCTTCATGAAAAGCGTGGCACGACGATGGGCGGAAAGCTCGATCCCAACGCGTGTCCGCACGAGCCCGTCATCATGAGCAAGATCGAAGACCAACCCGACAATGGCGCTCCAAGAACATTTCACTATGCCGTCTTCGAGAACGAATCCGTGACCGATGTCCTACCATGA
- the LOC121428535 gene encoding sodium- and chloride-dependent neutral and basic amino acid transporter B(0+)-like isoform X2, whose product MEPNDSAAAAPAGPEEQTGTITTTTNKPPAVLARSISHSVTDAVHVKNPNARQTWGRELDYVLSSMGWAIGLGNVWRFPYLCYQNGGGAFLLPYVIMLFFAGLPLYFMEVALGQYSSSGLIKVWKAVPPMRGLGYGQLFMSIYVSIFYNVVLAYCLYYFFASFTSRLPWIGCSNDWNTRLCSEIYDECLAGGGIVTEDRNCTNLEDLSQDELTHYNITRIPRTDRFNTSLYQDPFIHLRALPSQEYWKNEVLQESSSMNETGTLVWKLTLCLLLAWVIVFLCLIKGVKSAGKVVYFTATFPFVVIFILLIRAATLEGHLEGVRYYIYPEWERLKHAVIWRDAAVQIFFSLGAGGGGLLTLASYNKFHSHCYRNSVFVAIVNCLTSFVSGFMIFSIVGYMAHKLNKSVKDFAHDDLSGFGLVFVACPEALAKFPGAPFWSIMFFFMLILLAVDSQFVSVEVIVTVFIDQFPDLLRPRRSLVTGITCFLMFLLGLPIVTNAGGYWMALYNNYAVSFVPLVAGILLTCNISYIYGYRRFLDDIRVMIGTHIVDHWHFWFWPFNWLIATPILLAVVLICHWAFDEAPTYNGMEFPGWATAIGYLMMMTALLCFPAFWVYDFVRKPSLITWEDIRLSSIIQRLRLITEPHKTWGPLRTGHRLASWEIHDQNGTTMGGDVVPDTATPIHPIPLTTLPLLDNVGD is encoded by the exons ATGGAACCTAACGATTCGGCGGCGGCTGCCCCGGCTGGACCTGAGGAGCAAACCGGTACCATCACCACAACAACGAATAAACCCCCTGCGGTACTAGCCCGTTCTATCTCTCACTCCGTGACg GATGCCGTTCATGTGAAGAATCCGAATGCTCGGCAGACATGGGGGAGGGAGTTGGATTACGTTCTTTCCAGTATGGGATGGGCCATTGGCCTTGGCAACGTCTGGCGGTTCCCGTACCTGTGTTATCAGAATGGTGGAG GTGCGTTTCTATTACCCTACGTCATAATGCTCTTCTTTGCTGGGTTACCGTTGTATTTCATGGAAGTGGCTCTCGGCCAATACAGCAGTAGTGGTTTGATCAAAGTTTGGAAAGCTGTACCGCCAATGAGAG GTTTAGGATACGGTCAGCTCTTCATGTCTATCTATGTCTCCATTTTCTACAACGTCGTTCTTGCCTACTGCCTCTACTACTTCTTCGCCTCTTTCACCAGTCGTTTGCCTTGGATTGGTTGTTCCAACGACTGGAACACGCGTCTGTGCAGTGAGATATACGACGAATGTTTAGCGGGCGGTGGAATCGTGACCGAAGACAGGAATTGTACAAATCTGGAGGACCTGTCGCAAGATGAACTGACGCATTATAACATTACGAGAATACCGAGGACTGATAGGTTCAATACTAGTCTTTATCAAGATCCTTTTATTCATTTGAGAGCTCTGCCAAGTCAAGAATACTGGAA GAATGAAGTCTTGCAAGAATCTTCGAGTATGAACGAGACTGGGACATTGGTATGGAAGCTCACTCTATGCCTTCTACTTGCCTGGGTGATTGTTTTCCTGTGCCTCATCAAAGGTGTGAAGTCCGCTGGCAAG GTGGTATACTTCACTGCGACGTTTCCATTCGTAGTAATATTCATCCTTCTCATCAGGGCGGCAACATTAGAGGGGCATCTGGAAGGTGTAAGGTACTATATATACCCCGAGTGGGAACGGCTAAAACATGCTGTG ATATGGCGAGATGCCGCAGTGCAGATCTTTTTCTCCCTTGGTGCCGGAGGGGGCGGGCTTCTTACTTTGGCATCATATAACAAATTTCACAGTCATTGTTACAG GAACTCGGTCTTTGTGGCAATTGTCAACTGTTTGACGAGCTTTGTCTCAGGATTCATGATATTTTCAATAGTAGGCTACATGGCTCATAAACTCAACAAGTCCGTCAAAGATTTTGCTCACGAtg ATCTTTCAGGTTTTGGGTTAGTGTTCGTAGCATGTCCAGAGGCCCTGGCGAAGTTTCCCGGTGCTCCTTTCTGGTCGATAATGTTCTTCTTTATGCTCATTCTATTAGCAGTTGACAGTCAG TTTGTTAGTGTGGAGGTAATCGTCACCGTATTCATTGACCAGTTTCCCGATCTTCTGCGACCTCGGAGATCTTTGGTCACAGGAATTACATGTTTTCTCATGTTTTTACTCGGCCTGCCTATAGTCACCAAT GCGGGTGGTTACTGGATGGCGCTTTACAACAACTACGCTGTTAGCTTCGTGCCCCTTGTTGCTGGGATCCTTCTTACGTGCAATATTAGTTATATCTACGGCTATCGGCGGTTTCTAGACGACATCCGGGTCATGATTGGTACGCACATCGTTGATCATTGGCATTTCTGGTTTTGGCCGTTCAACTGGCTGATTGCCACCCCAATCCTCTTAGCG GTCGTTCTTATATGCCACTGGGCTTTCGACGAAGCACCGACCTACAACGGAATGGAATTTCCCGGATGGGCAACCGCTATTGGTTACCTAATGATGATGACGGCACTGCTCTGTTTTCCCGCCTTTTGGGTCTATGACTTTGTGCGCAAGCCCAGTCTTATCACATGGGAGGACATCAGACTTTCGTCCATAATACAG CGGCTACGGCTCATCACCGAACCCCACAAGACCTGGGGTCCACTTCGGACCGGACACCGCCTTGCATCATGGGAGATACACGACCAGAACGGCACGACTATGGGGGGCGATGTCGTACCCGACACTGCCACGCCCATCCACCCTATTCCCTTGACTACTCTTCCTTTGCTGGATAACGTTGGTGACTGA